The window GCATCTGCCGCATGATCTTCTCGGTTCGGGTATTGCCGCCCTCGGTCCGGCCGTTGTGGTGGGGCCGGATGAGGGGCCGGCGTTCACGGCGGCGCGGTCGAGTTCGAGGCCGTTGCAGAAGTTGTGCAGGCGGGGGGAGGGGGAGGCCAGCGGTGCGGACGGCGGCGATCCACTGGGTGAGCTTGTTGTCGTTGCCCTGGGCCGGCGTCAGGAACGCGGCGAACTCGTTGGTGCCTCGGGCGAGTTGAATCATCTCCGGTCACGCCGCGGCGAGGAGGCCGAGCAGGTCGGTGTCCTTGGTCCACAGTTGCTCGGGGTGGGTGAGCAGGAGCCGGGCGACGCGGCGGGGGAATGTCACGGGGCGGTCGCCTTCAGCGCGGCCCTGATTGCGGTAGCGGACCAGCAGATTGGCACTGCCGGTAGCCGTGCACCTTTCCCGTCGGGACGTTGACATCACGCATACAACATCAATGACACCCGTCACCAGCCGTCACCACCGACTACGGAACAGAGCCACTCGTTTGACAGTCCCCCACCCCGCCCAGCCCCGAGATAGTGCCGGGCGTACCGCAACGCCTCCCCAGCAGGCAGCGTTTCAGTCCTCCACACCGTCTTCATCGGCGAGCCGCAGGTTCGTCGCGCGCAACTGCCACCGGGTCCAGTAGCGCAGCCGTGCCACGTCCGCGGGGGACAGGCGGTCGCAGGCCCAGTCCCAGTGCAGGGCCAGCCAGTCCCCGGGGCCGGCATCCGGGACGAAGCCGGCTCCCTCCACCACGATGCGCACCCGTTCGCGTCCAGCGGGGGACAGCCCGAGGCGCCGGCCGTTCCACGTCAACCGCCGCGAGCGGGCGATGACATGGTCGCCGTCCCGTGCCACCACACGGCCCCAGCGAATACGGCAGTTGTCCAGCACGTACAGCGGTTGTTCGGCCGGTCCGGAGCTCAGCAGCCGGGTCCACGGGTAGACGCCGAACACATGGAAGCCGTGGGTGGCGCTGGCCTCGGTCACCAGTGAGTCGGTGAGGTGCTGCCAGTAGTGGCCCGCCTGCGAGCCGATGGTCGCGAGCAGCCGTTCGCCGAAGCGCAGCTGGTCCACCTCGCGCAGGAGGGGGCCGCCGATCCAGTACGCACGCACGACCCGCTCGTCGAGCGGGTCGTCCAGACCGGCCAGCTCGGCCAGGGTCGTCAGGTAAGGCCACGCGCCATGGAAGCGGCGTGCCAGTGCTACGACGTCGGCGCCGGTGCTCCCGGTCGCGCCGAGCTCGAACATGCTCGCGGCCTCAGCGGGGCCGCAGTAGCCGAGCTCGTTCGGCGCGTAGGCGTACCGGGCGAACAGCTTCGGACCCGGGCCGGACGGTGCGTGTGTCACGGCCGACGGGCCTGCCCGACGAGCAGTGCGGTCTCGCGGTGCAACCGTCCGAAGTTGTAGTAAGCCGCGCAGGCCCCCTCGGGGGAGACCATGCAAGTGCCGATGGGGGTCTCCGGTGTGCACGCCGTGCCGAACACCTTGCACTGCCACGGCTTGAGGACACCTTTGAGCACCTCACCACACTGGCAGGCCTTGGGGTCGGCGACCCGTATCCCCGGCATGTTGTAGCGCAATTCGGCGTCGAAGTCGGCGTAGCGCTCATGCAGCTTCAGCGCGCTTTGCGAGATGAACCCCAAACCGCGCCATTCGAAGTGCGGGCGCAGTTCGAAGACCTCGGCCAGCAACTCAAGGGCATGCGGGTTGCCTTCCTCACGAACCACACGCGAGTACTGGTTCTCGACTTCGCAGCGGCCCTCCCGGATCTGCAGCAGCAGCATGTGCACCGACGCCAGGATGTCCAGTGGCTCGAAGCCGGCGACCACGAGGGGCTTCTTGTACACCTCGGACACGAAGCGGTAAGGGCGGTTGCCCACGACCGTGGAGACATGGCCGGGGCCCAGGAAACCCGAAAGCCTGAGATCCGGCGAGTCCAGGATGGCCTTGATCGGCGGCACGATCGTGACGTGATTGCAGAAGACGCTGAAGTTCCGCACACCGAGTTCCTTCGCCCGGACGAGTGTCACCGCGGTGGACGGTGCCGTCGTCTCGAAGCCGACGGCGAAGAACACGACCTGCTTGTCGGGGTTCTCGACGGCCAGGCGCAGTGCGTCGAGCGGAGAGTAGACGAACCGCACGTCCGCGCCGCGAGCCTTGGCCTCCAGCAGGTTTCCCCGGCTTCCGGGGACCCGCATCATGTC is drawn from Streptomyces bottropensis ATCC 25435 and contains these coding sequences:
- a CDS encoding DUF6390 family protein → MTHAPSGPGPKLFARYAYAPNELGYCGPAEAASMFELGATGSTGADVVALARRFHGAWPYLTTLAELAGLDDPLDERVVRAYWIGGPLLREVDQLRFGERLLATIGSQAGHYWQHLTDSLVTEASATHGFHVFGVYPWTRLLSSGPAEQPLYVLDNCRIRWGRVVARDGDHVIARSRRLTWNGRRLGLSPAGRERVRIVVEGAGFVPDAGPGDWLALHWDWACDRLSPADVARLRYWTRWQLRATNLRLADEDGVED
- the hypD gene encoding hydrogenase formation protein HypD, with protein sequence MKFVDEFRDPSAARALVAAIGDLVGDDEFKFMEVCGGHTHTIYRHGLEHILPSNIELVHGPGCPVCVIPMGRVDDAMWLAEQPDVIFTVFGDMMRVPGSRGNLLEAKARGADVRFVYSPLDALRLAVENPDKQVVFFAVGFETTAPSTAVTLVRAKELGVRNFSVFCNHVTIVPPIKAILDSPDLRLSGFLGPGHVSTVVGNRPYRFVSEVYKKPLVVAGFEPLDILASVHMLLLQIREGRCEVENQYSRVVREEGNPHALELLAEVFELRPHFEWRGLGFISQSALKLHERYADFDAELRYNMPGIRVADPKACQCGEVLKGVLKPWQCKVFGTACTPETPIGTCMVSPEGACAAYYNFGRLHRETALLVGQARRP